In Haliaeetus albicilla chromosome 20, bHalAlb1.1, whole genome shotgun sequence, a genomic segment contains:
- the SHISA2 gene encoding protein shisa-2 homolog, with protein sequence MRGGRCWLLLAAALGWLLPAGAAASGEYCHGWLDGQGGWRDGFQCPERFDGGDATICCGSCALRYCCSSAEARLDQGDCHNDRRQGGGGIGGIGEPGRPGKDGPDGAAVPIYVPFLIVGSVFVAFIILGSLVAACCCRCLRPKQEPQQSRAPGGTRLMETIPMIPSASTSRGSSSRQSSTAASSSSSANSGARAPPTRSQTNCCLPEGTMNNVYVNMPTNFSVLNCQQATQIVPHQGQYLHPQYVGYAVQHDSMPLTPVPPFLDGLQSGYRQIQSPYPHATSEQKMYPAVTV encoded by the exons ATGCGGGGCGGGcggtgctggctgctgctggcggcCGCGTTGGGCTGGTTGCTgccggcgggagcggcggccaGCGGGGAGTACTGCCACGGTTGGTTGGACGGGCAGGGCGGCTGGCGGGACGGTTTCCAGTGCCCGGAGCGTTTCGACGGCGGCGACGCCACCATCTGCTGCGGTAGCTGCGCCCTCCGCTACTGCTGCTCCAGCGCCGAGGCTCGGCTCGACCAGGGAGACTGCCACAACGACCGGCGGCAGGGAGGAGGCGGCATCGGCGGCATCGGAGAGCCGGGCCGGCCCGGCAAGGACGGCCCCGACGGCGCGGCAG TGCCCATCTACGTGCCATTCCTTATCGTTGGCTCTGTATTTGTCGCCTTCATCATCTTGGGGTCGCTGGTGGCGGCTTGCTGCTGCAGATGCCTGCGGCCCAAGCAGGAGCCCCAGCAGAGCCGAGCCCCCGGGGGCACCCGCCTGATGGAGACGATCCCCATGATCCCGAGTGCCAGCACCTCCCGGGGTTCCTCCTCCCGCCAGTCGAGCACCGCcgccagctccagctccagcgcCAACTCGGGGGCCAGAGCCCCCCCGACCCGGTCCCAGACCAACTGCTGTTTGCCAGAAGGGACCATGAATAACGTCTATGTCAACATGCCGACCAACTTCTCGGTGCTGAACTGCCAGCAGGCTACCCAGATCGTGCCGCACCAGGGGCAGTACCTGCACCCCCAGTACGTGGGCTACGCTGTGCAGCACGACTCGATGCCGCTGACCCCGGTCCCCCCCTTCCTCGATGGTTTGCAGAGCGGCTACAGGCAGATCCAGTCTCCCTACCCGCACGCCACCAGCGAACAGAAGATGTACCCGGCTGTGACTGTGTAG